A window of the Lactuca sativa cultivar Salinas chromosome 7, Lsat_Salinas_v11, whole genome shotgun sequence genome harbors these coding sequences:
- the LOC111884957 gene encoding zinc finger CCCH domain-containing protein 37 isoform X2, producing MANQLYGSSSYGYGGGSNSSSIYTSKSIAEHYSSISDRGPSMLYNHKDTIGTGYSAAARMTAREALWPGPPGVDAGVSSTSIESILAGYKRSSTEALYHQSLLGAHNTLGFSSNPLVKRPRFEATTSLLPVYPQRPGEKDCAHYMLTRTCKFGDSCKFDHPMWVPEGGIPDWKEVPTTSEALPERPEAPDCPYFLKTQKCKFGPRCKFNHPKDKAAPLAALENIDTSELPERPSEPPCVFYMKTGKCKFGSTCKFHHPKDIIITATEVEDGNGETFIVGGGTNGNGNLELSITPFAPAMLHNSKGLPIRPGEADCPFYLKTGSCKYGATCRYNHPERYAINPAGAIVSTPAAHLTFGMVNPISAVMQTVDPRLAQTTLGLGPTVYPQRPGQMECDYYMKTGICMFGERCKYHHPIDRSAHAQSAKESQLSIKLTLAGLPRREGAIHCPYYMKTGACKYGVTCRFDHPTPGEVMAAPTSQGPSDDVKEE from the exons ATGGCGAATCAGCTGTACGGTTCCAGCTCCTACGGGTATGGGGGAGGATCCAATTCGTCCAGCATCTACACGTCCAAATCCATCGCCGAGCA CTATTCATCTATCAGCGACAGAGGTCCTTCCATGCTCTACAACCACAAGGACACCATCGGCACTGGTTACTCGGCGGCCGCTAGAATGACAGCGAGAGAAGCATTGTGGCCGGGACCGCCTGGAGTTGATGCAGGGGTTTCCTCAACCTCGATCGAATCTATATTAGCAGGCTATAAGCGTTCATCTACTGAAG CATTATATCATCAATCGCTTCTTGGTGCCCATAATACGCTTGGGTTTTCTAGCAACCCTTTAGTGAAGCGGCCTAGATTCGAGGCTACAACCAGTCTGCTGCCTGTGTATCCACAGAGGCCTGGAGAAAAGGACTGTGCCCATTATATGCTTACAAGAACTTGTAAGTTTGGAGATAGCTGCAAGTTTGACCATCCTATGTGGGTCCCTGAGGGTGGAATACCTGATTGGAAAGAG GTCCCGACTACAAGTGAAGCCCTTCCGGAGAGACCTGAAGCGCCAGATTGTCCG TATTTCCTCAAGACTCAAAAATGCAAGTTTGGCCCCAGGTGCAAATTCAATCACCCAAAAGATAAAGCTGCTCCTTTG GCTGCTTTAGAAAACATTGATACTTCTGAATTACCAGAGAGACCATCTGAGCCCCCATGTGTG TTCTATATGAAGACTGGAAAATGTAAATTTGGCTCAACCTGCAAATTTCATCACCCAAAGGACATCATAATTACAGCAACCGAGGTAGAAGATGGTAATGGTGAAACTTTTATAGTTGGTGGTGGGACAAATGGCAATGGGAATTTGGAACTTTCAATTACCCCTTTTGCCCCTGCCATGTTGCATAACTCAAAAGGCCTCCCCATTAGACCG GGAGAAGCGGATTGTCCTTTCTACCTGAAAACTGGCAG ttGCAAATATGGTGCCACCTGTCGCTATAATCATCCAGAGAGATATG CAATCAATCCAGCTGGCGCCATTGTGTCAACTCCTGCTGCTCATTTGACTTTTGGTATGGTCAACCCAATTTCTGCTGTCATGCAAACTGTGGACCCACGACTTGCTCAAACAACG CTTGGTTTGGGTCCAACAGTCTACCCTCAGAGACCTGGTCAGATGGAGTGCGAT TATTATATGAAAACTGGGATATGCATGTTTGGAGAGAGATGCAAATATCATCATCCTATTGACAGGTCAGCACATGCACAGTCAGCAAAAGAATCCCAACTCAGCATCAAACTTACTCTTGCTGGTCTTCCAAGGAGAGAG GGTGCAATACACTGCCCATACTACATGAAGACAGGGGCTTGCAAATATGGGGTGACATGCAGGTTTGATCATCCGACACCTGGCGAGGTTATGGCGGCTCCAACATCACAAGGACCATCCGATGATGTCAAAGAAGAATGA
- the LOC111884957 gene encoding zinc finger CCCH domain-containing protein 37 isoform X1 has translation MANQLYGSSSYGYGGGSNSSSIYTSKSIAEQYVPSDPSYLSSSRFFGSDPLSSSSNLFSYSSISDRGPSMLYNHKDTIGTGYSAAARMTAREALWPGPPGVDAGVSSTSIESILAGYKRSSTEALYHQSLLGAHNTLGFSSNPLVKRPRFEATTSLLPVYPQRPGEKDCAHYMLTRTCKFGDSCKFDHPMWVPEGGIPDWKEVPTTSEALPERPEAPDCPYFLKTQKCKFGPRCKFNHPKDKAAPLAALENIDTSELPERPSEPPCVFYMKTGKCKFGSTCKFHHPKDIIITATEVEDGNGETFIVGGGTNGNGNLELSITPFAPAMLHNSKGLPIRPGEADCPFYLKTGSCKYGATCRYNHPERYAINPAGAIVSTPAAHLTFGMVNPISAVMQTVDPRLAQTTLGLGPTVYPQRPGQMECDYYMKTGICMFGERCKYHHPIDRSAHAQSAKESQLSIKLTLAGLPRREGAIHCPYYMKTGACKYGVTCRFDHPTPGEVMAAPTSQGPSDDVKEE, from the exons ATGGCGAATCAGCTGTACGGTTCCAGCTCCTACGGGTATGGGGGAGGATCCAATTCGTCCAGCATCTACACGTCCAAATCCATCGCCGAGCAGTACGTGCCTTCTGATCCCTCGTACCTTAGTTCGTCTAGGTTTTTCGGTTCAGATCCCCTGTCATCGTCTTCCAATCTGTTCAGCTATTCATCTATCAGCGACAGAGGTCCTTCCATGCTCTACAACCACAAGGACACCATCGGCACTGGTTACTCGGCGGCCGCTAGAATGACAGCGAGAGAAGCATTGTGGCCGGGACCGCCTGGAGTTGATGCAGGGGTTTCCTCAACCTCGATCGAATCTATATTAGCAGGCTATAAGCGTTCATCTACTGAAG CATTATATCATCAATCGCTTCTTGGTGCCCATAATACGCTTGGGTTTTCTAGCAACCCTTTAGTGAAGCGGCCTAGATTCGAGGCTACAACCAGTCTGCTGCCTGTGTATCCACAGAGGCCTGGAGAAAAGGACTGTGCCCATTATATGCTTACAAGAACTTGTAAGTTTGGAGATAGCTGCAAGTTTGACCATCCTATGTGGGTCCCTGAGGGTGGAATACCTGATTGGAAAGAG GTCCCGACTACAAGTGAAGCCCTTCCGGAGAGACCTGAAGCGCCAGATTGTCCG TATTTCCTCAAGACTCAAAAATGCAAGTTTGGCCCCAGGTGCAAATTCAATCACCCAAAAGATAAAGCTGCTCCTTTG GCTGCTTTAGAAAACATTGATACTTCTGAATTACCAGAGAGACCATCTGAGCCCCCATGTGTG TTCTATATGAAGACTGGAAAATGTAAATTTGGCTCAACCTGCAAATTTCATCACCCAAAGGACATCATAATTACAGCAACCGAGGTAGAAGATGGTAATGGTGAAACTTTTATAGTTGGTGGTGGGACAAATGGCAATGGGAATTTGGAACTTTCAATTACCCCTTTTGCCCCTGCCATGTTGCATAACTCAAAAGGCCTCCCCATTAGACCG GGAGAAGCGGATTGTCCTTTCTACCTGAAAACTGGCAG ttGCAAATATGGTGCCACCTGTCGCTATAATCATCCAGAGAGATATG CAATCAATCCAGCTGGCGCCATTGTGTCAACTCCTGCTGCTCATTTGACTTTTGGTATGGTCAACCCAATTTCTGCTGTCATGCAAACTGTGGACCCACGACTTGCTCAAACAACG CTTGGTTTGGGTCCAACAGTCTACCCTCAGAGACCTGGTCAGATGGAGTGCGAT TATTATATGAAAACTGGGATATGCATGTTTGGAGAGAGATGCAAATATCATCATCCTATTGACAGGTCAGCACATGCACAGTCAGCAAAAGAATCCCAACTCAGCATCAAACTTACTCTTGCTGGTCTTCCAAGGAGAGAG GGTGCAATACACTGCCCATACTACATGAAGACAGGGGCTTGCAAATATGGGGTGACATGCAGGTTTGATCATCCGACACCTGGCGAGGTTATGGCGGCTCCAACATCACAAGGACCATCCGATGATGTCAAAGAAGAATGA
- the LOC111884945 gene encoding ABC transporter D family member 2, chloroplastic, which produces MGDLNALSHGYNVTAVTFNPIGFNHNRISFNNVAIRSCIPFESRKSTNIAPLSVWTPKFLGMKRRKKSIPRSSSSTTSPADPPVTPPPPPQQSTKTEENVPRKGPDLPTLFRRFYKVAAPYWYSDDKVQARIQLASVFALTLGTTGISVGFNFLGRDFYNALSNKDQAQFTTQLTYYLAAFAGGIPIFVLRDYARETLALRWRSWMTNYYMERYLKNQTFYQIQSQSIIDNPDQRIVDDLSSFTGTSLSFSLTLFNAIIDLISFSNILFGIYPPLFIVLIVYSLGGTAISIFLGKGLVNLNFMQEKMEADFRYGLVRVRENAESIAFYGGEENEIKLLLQRFRSAFENLTQLLISSRNLEFFTSGYRYLIQILPAAVVAPMYFSGKIEFGVINQSVSAFNHILGDFSLIVFQFQSISAFSAVIDRLGEFDDVLDSTSSNGTLEAMDEIQLTYCNVKDLSESMKASDTQNLLELENLSVQTPTNKALLIRDLSLEIHENEHLLITGPSGSGKTSLLRAIAGLWRTGSGKITFYAKYNTNLNQTIITDENKDDKKSKYRDFKGVFFLPQRPYMVLGTLRQQLLYPTWPDVSDSTPHDSQSKDSERVSERAPQPTTDELIRALEDVHLGYLVSRFSGLDTTNEWSSVLSLGEQQRLAFARLLLSKPDLVLLDESTSALDEPNEAHLYEKINEAGVTYISIGHRSSLTKFHKKALRISPMPLHSNHPNWCVESL; this is translated from the exons ATGGGAGACTTGAATGCTCTCTCCCATGGCTACAACGTAACGGCAGTCACATTTAACCCTATCGGTTTCAACCATAATCGTATTTCCTTCAATAATGTCGCAATTCGTAGTTGTATCCCGTTTGAATCGCGTAAATCTACCAATATTGCTCCATTATCTGTTTGGACGCCCAAGTTTCTCGGGATGAAACGGAGGAAGAAATCCATACCTCGTTCGTCGTCTTCAACAACGTCTCCGGCAGATCCACCGGTtactcctccacctcctccacaaCAATCGACCAAAACAGAGGAG AATGTGCCAAGAAAGGGCCCCGATCTGCCCACGCTTTTCAGGAGATTCTACAAAGTTGCTGCTCCATATTGGTATTCAGATGATAAAGTTCAAGCCAGAATACAACTGGCGTCGGTGTTTGCCCTGACTTTAGGAACCACCGGCATCAGTGTTGGTTTCAATTTCCTCGGTCGCGACTTCTATAATGCCCTTTCTA ACAAAGATCAAGCACAGTTCACCACGCAACTTACATACTACCTTGCTGCTTTTGCTGGTGGAATTCCG ATTTTTGTGTTAAGAGATTATGCAAGAGAAACTCTAGCTTTAAGGTGGAGATCCTGGATGACAAACTATTACATGGAGCGCTATCTCAAGAACCAAACTTTTTACCAAATACAGTCCCAATCAATCATTGATAATCCAGATCAACGAATTGTTGATGATCTAAGTTCTTTCACAGGAACATCACTTTCATTCTCTTTAACACTCTTCAATGCCATAATAGACCTGATATCTTTCAGCAACATACTGTTTGGCATATATCCACCTCTTTTTATTGTTCTTATAGTATATTCACTTGGTGGAACAGCCATCAGCATTTTCCTTGGGAAG GGTCTTGTCAACTTGAATTTCATGCAAGAGAAAATGGAAGCAGATTTTCGTTATGGTCTTGTACGTGTTCGAGAAAATGCCGAATCAATTGCATTTTATGGTGGCGAGGAAAATGAAATCAAACTCCTTTTGCAGAGGTTCCGAAGTGCTTTTGAGAATCTAACT CAACTGTTGATATCTTCAAGAAATCTTGAGTTTTTCACGAGTGGGTATCGCTACCTGATTCAGATTCTTCCTGCTGCTGTTGTTGCACCCATGTATTTCTCTGGAAAGATTGAATTTGGTGTCATAAATCAGTCTGTTTCCGCCTTCAATCATATTCTTGGAGATTTTTCCCTCATTGTGTTTCAATTTCAATCCATCAGTGCCTTTTCAGCTGTCATTGATCGACTAG GGGAATTCGATGATGTTTTGGACTCAACAAGTTCTAATGGTACTTTGGAAGCCATGGATGAGATTCAACTAACATATTGCAACGTGAAGGATTTATCCGAGTCCATGAAAGCTTCAGACACCCAAAACTTGTTGGAACTCGAGAATTTAAGTGTACAAACTCCCACAAATAAAGCGCTtcttatcagagatttatcactTGAAATCCACGAGAATGAACATTTACTGATAACCGGACCAAGTGGGAGTGGCAAAACCTCTTTATTAAGAGCTATTGCTGGTCTTTGGAGAACTGGAAGTGGAAAGATTACATTTTATGCTAAATACAACACAAATCTTAATCAGACCATAATAACAGATGAAAATAAAGATGATAAAAAATCAAAATACCGGGATTTTAAAGGCGTATTTTTCCTTCCCCAAAGACCATACATGGTTTTAGGAACCCTCAGACAACAGTTGCTTTATCCAACATGGCCCGATGTTTCAGATTCCACACCACACGACTCTCAGTCAAAAG ATTCGGAGCGTGTTAGCGAACGGGCCCCACAGCCTACTACAGATGAATTGATCCGAGCTTTAGAAGATGTACATCTTGGGTACTTGGTGTCACGTTTTAGTGGTCTTGATACAACCAATGAATGGTCGAGTGTTCTTTCACTCGGTGAGCAACAACGTCTTGCATTTGCACGTTTGTTGCTTTCAAAACCAGATCTTGTTCTCTTGGATGAATCCACCAGTGCCCTTGATGAACCCAACGAG GCTCATTTGTATGAAAAAATAAATGAAGCGGGTGTGACATATATAAGTATTGGCCACAGGAGTAGCCTTACCAAATTCCATAAAAAGGCGTTACGTATCTCCCCCATGCCTCTCCACTCTAACCACCCAAATTGGTGTGTAGAATCCTTGTAA